From the Lysinibacillus fusiformis genome, the window GCCTGAGGAAATAATGACATCGTCGCCTCGGCCATCAAACCAAAAATAGCCATCTTCATCTTTATAGGCACGATCTCCTGTAATATACCAATCCCCACGAAATTGTAAATTTGTACGTTCAGGATCATTTAAATATTTTTTAAAGAGGGCTGGTGTTTCACGATGAACAGCAATATCGCCCACTTCTCCCACAGTAACTGGTTTGCCCAAATCATTAATAATCTCAACGGTGTTGCCAGGAGTAGGTTTCCCCATAGAGCCAACTCGCGCCTCCATCCCCACCATTGTTCCCACCAATAATGTATTTTCCGTTTGTCCGTAGCCATCTCGTACTTGTAATTTGAATGTTTCCAAGAAAACTTTAATGACCTCACTATTTAAAGGCTCACCAGCTGATACAGCTTGGCGAATTGCACTTAAATCATATTCATGTAAATTTTCAAGCGCTGCCATAAAACGATATTCTGTTGGTGTACAGCATAGTACATTGATTTTGAATTTTTCAAGCAATGCTAAATAAGTAGCTGCTTCAAATTTACCTTTGTAGACAAATGCGGTAGCACCACTACCCAAAGTAGCAAGAAACGGACTCCAAATCCATTTTTGCCATCCTGGTGCTGCAGTTGCCCAAACAATATCATTTTCATGTACACCCAGCCAATGTGGTGCTGTTGTTCGTAAATGTGCATAGCCCCAACTATGAGTATGAACCGCTGCTTTCGGATTTCCTGTTGTTCCGCTTGTATAGGCTAAAAATGCATTGTCAGTGCTTTTAGTCGGGATAGGATTTATGTAGGTTGTAGGTTGATTATGCATTTTTTCAAGTATGTTCTGCCAAGGTTCGTGTGCATTCCCTATGACAAATTGCAATATGCCTTGTAAATTCCCCACTTCATCAAATTGTTCAATATAAGGTTCAAATGCAATAACCGCTTTAGCATTGGCATGGTGAATACGATATTCAATATCTTTTGTTCTTAACATTTCTGAGCTTGGAATAATGGTTAAACCCGCTTTCAATGCAGCAATATACACAATATATGCTTCCACTGAACGTGGTACCATCACTAAAATGACATCACCTTTCTTTAAGCCTTGCTTGGTGAAAACATGTGCTGCTTGATTCGCTTTTTCCAATAAATGTGCATATGTAATAAATTGGACGTCTTGATTTTCTTCATAAATGATTAAAGCATTTTTTGTTGCATCCTGCGCATATTTTTCAATTTCCTCTGCTATGTTATACCATTTTGGTGCGACTAAATCTTGTCTTTTCATGGCAAATGCCCCCTTTTGCTATGACACATTATAAAACTCCTTTTTCATTATTTTCAATGGTTTACACTCAATTTCGTTAAAGTCATGACAACTATCATACTTTGCTATATGGCAT encodes:
- the mbcS gene encoding acyl-CoA synthetase MbcS, which gives rise to MKRQDLVAPKWYNIAEEIEKYAQDATKNALIIYEENQDVQFITYAHLLEKANQAAHVFTKQGLKKGDVILVMVPRSVEAYIVYIAALKAGLTIIPSSEMLRTKDIEYRIHHANAKAVIAFEPYIEQFDEVGNLQGILQFVIGNAHEPWQNILEKMHNQPTTYINPIPTKSTDNAFLAYTSGTTGNPKAAVHTHSWGYAHLRTTAPHWLGVHENDIVWATAAPGWQKWIWSPFLATLGSGATAFVYKGKFEAATYLALLEKFKINVLCCTPTEYRFMAALENLHEYDLSAIRQAVSAGEPLNSEVIKVFLETFKLQVRDGYGQTENTLLVGTMVGMEARVGSMGKPTPGNTVEIINDLGKPVTVGEVGDIAVHRETPALFKKYLNDPERTNLQFRGDWYITGDRAYKDEDGYFWFDGRGDDVIISSGYTIGPFEVEDALMKHPTVKEAAVVASPDKVRGNIVKAFIVLRNDEKGDEALIQTLQSHVKSLTAPYKYPRAIEFVEELPKTSSGKIRRVELRQQEIK